One genomic window of Arvicola amphibius chromosome 4, mArvAmp1.2, whole genome shotgun sequence includes the following:
- the Snrnp25 gene encoding U11/U12 small nuclear ribonucleoprotein 25 kDa protein codes for MVVQDPLLCDLPIQVTLEEVNSQIALEYGQAMTVRVCKMDGEVMPVVVVQNATVLDLKKAIQRYMQLKQEREGGIQHISWSYVWRTYHLTSAGEKLTEDRKKLRDYGIRNRDEVSFIKKLRQK; via the exons ATGGTGGTGCAAGACCCGCTGCTCTGCGACCTTCCGATCCAG GTCACTTTAGAAGAGGTCAACTCTCAGATTGCCCTGGAGTATGGCCAGGCAATGACTGTCCGGGTGTGCAAGATGGATGGAGAGGTAATGC CTGTGGTCGTCGTACAGAATGCCACGGTCCTGGACCTGAAGAAGGCTATCCAGAGATACATGCAGCTCAAGCAGGAGCGGGAGGGAGGCATTCAGCACATCAGCTG GTCGTATGTGTGGCGGACGTACCATTTGACCTCAGCTGGGGAGAAACTcacagaggacaggaagaagcTCAGAGA TTATGGCATCCGGAATCGAGATGAGGTCTCCTTCATCAAGAAGCTAAGGCAAAAGTGA
- the Rhbdf1 gene encoding inactive rhomboid protein 1 isoform X1: MSEARRDSTSSLQRKKPPWLKLDIPAVAPPAAEDPSFLQPLRRQAFLRSVSMPAETARVPSPHHEPRRLVLQRQTSITQTIRRGTADWFGVSKDSDSTQKWQRKSIRHCSQRYGKLKPQVIRELDLPSQDNVSLTSTETPPPLYVGPCQLGMQKIIDPLARGRAFRMADDTADGLSAPHTPVTPGATSLCSFSSSRSGFNRLPRRRKRESVAKMSFRAAAALVKGRSIRDGTLRRGQRRSFTPASFLEEDIVDFPDELDTSFFAREGVLHEELSTYPDEVFESPSEAALKDWEKAPEQADLTGGALDRSELERSHLMLPLERGWRKQKEGSSLAPQPKVRLRQEVVSAAGPRRGQRIAVPVRKLFAREKRPYGLGMVGRLTNRTYRKRIDSYVKRQIEDMDDHRPFFTYWLTFVHSLVTILAVCIYGIAPVGFSQHETVDSVLRKRGVYENVKYVQQENFWIGPSSEALIHLGAKFSPCMRQDPQVHSFILAAREREKHSACCVRNDRSGCVQTSKEECSSTLAVWVKWPTHPSAPDLAGNKRQFGSVCHQDPRVCDEPSSEDPHEWPEDITKWPICTKNSAGNHTNHPHMDCVITGRPCCIGTKGRCEITSREYCDFMRGYFHEEATLCSQVHCMDDVCGLLPFLNPEVPDQFYRLWLSLFLHAGILHCLVSVCFQMTVLRDLEKLAGWHRIAIIYLLSGITGNLASAIFLPYRAEVGPAGSQFGILACLFVELFQSWQILARPWRAFFKLLAVVLFLFAFGLLPWIDNFAHISGFISGLFLSFAFLPYISFGKFDLYRKRCQIIIFQAVFLGLLAGLVVLFYFYPVRCEWCEFLTCIPFTDKFCEKYELDAQLH, translated from the exons ATGAGTGAGGCCCGAAGAGACAGTACTAGCAGCCTGCAGCGCAAGAAGCCCCCATGGCTCAAGCTGGACATCCCAGCCGTGGCGCCCCCAGCAGCAGAAGATCccagcttcctgcag CCCCTGCGGCGGCAGGCTTTCTTGCGGAGTGTGAGCATGCCAGCTGAGACAGCCCGTGTCCCATCACCCCACCATGAGCCCCGGCGGCTGGTGTTACAGCGTCAGACATCCATCACGCAGACCATCCGCAG GGGGACAGCAGACTGGTTCGGAGTGAGCAAGGACAGTGACAGCACCCAGAAGTGGCAGCGCAAGAGCATCCGTCACTGCAGCCAGCGGTATGGGAAGCTAAAACCACAGGTCATTCGGGAGCTGGACCTGCCCAGCCAGGACAATGTGTCGCTGACCAGCACTGAGACGCCGCCGCCGCTCTATGTGGGGCCATGCCAGCTGGGCATGCAGAAG ATCATAGACCCTCTGGCCCGTGGCCGGGCCTTCCGCATGGCTGACGACACGGCTGATGGCCTGAGCGCCCCCCACACTCCGGTCACACCAGGTgccacctccctctgctccttctccagctcccgCTCAGGTTTCAATCGACTCCCTCGGCGGCGCAAACGTGAGTCCGTGGCCAAGATGAGCTTCCGGGCTGCTGCGGCGCTGGTGAAG GGTCGGTCTATCAGGGATGGCACTTTACGGAGGGGACAGCGTCGAAGCTTTACCCCGGccagcttcctggaggaagacaTAGTGGACTTCCCTGATGAGCTGGATACGTCCTTCTTCGCCCGG GAAGGTGTCCTCCATGAGGAGCTGTCCACATACCCAGATGAGGTGTTTGAGTCCCCATCAGAGGCAGCGCTCAAGGACTGGGAGAAAGCCCCAGAGCAGGCCGACCTCACCGGTGGGGCCCTAGACCGCAGCGAGCTTGAGCGAAGCCACTTGATGCT GCCCCTGGAGCGAGGCTGGCGGAAGCAGAAGGAGGGTAGCTCGTTAGCCCCGCAGCCCAAGGTGCGGCTTCGCCAGGAGGTGGTCAGCGCGGCCGGACCCAGGAGGGGTCAGCGCATCGCTGTACCCGTACGCAAGCTCTTCGCCCGGGAAAAGCGGCCCTATGGTTTGGGGATGGTGGGAAGGCTCACCAACCGTACCTACCGGAAACGTATTGACAGCTATGTCAAGCGGCAGATCGAGGATATGGATGATCACAG GCCCTTCTTCACCTACTGGCTCACCTTTGTGCACTCACTGGTCACCATTCTGGCTGTGTGCATCTATGGCATTGCGCCTGTGGGCTTCTCGCAGCATGAGACAGTGGACTCG GTACTAAGGAAGCGGGGCGTCTATGAGAATGTCAAATACGTTCAGCAGGAGAACTTCTGGATCGGCCCCAGCTCG GAGGCCCTCATTCACCTGGGGGCCAAGTTTTCACCCTGCATGCGCCAGGACCCACAGGTGCACAGCTTCATCCTTGCTGCCCGGGAGCGTGAGAAGCACTCAGCTTGCTGTGTACGCAATGACCGCTCTGGCTGCGTGCAGACTTCGAAGGAGGAGTGCTCG TCTACGCTGGCAGTGTGGGTGAAGTGGCCCACTCATCCCAGTGCTCCAGACCTTGCAGGCAACAAGAGGCAGTTTGGTTCTGTCTGCCACCAGGACCCCAG GGTGTGTGACGAGCCTTCCTCTGAGGATCCTCATGAGTGGCCAGAAGATATCACCAAGTGGCCG ATCTGCACCAAAAacagtgctgggaaccacactaACCACCCTCATATGGACTGTGTCATAACAGGCCGGCCCTGCTGCATCGGCACCAAGGGCAG GTGTGAAATCACCTCCCGGGAGTACTGTGACTTCATGAGGGGCTACTTCCACGAGGAGGCCACACTCTGCTCTCAG GTGCATTGCATGGACGACGTCTGTGGCCTCCTGCCTTTCCTCAATCCCGAGGTGCCTGACCAGTTCTACCGCCTGTGGCTGTCCCTCTTCCTGCACGCTGG GATCCTGCATTGTTTGGTATCCGTCTGCTTCCAGATGACAGTCCTGCGGGACCTGGAGAAACTGGCAGGCTGGCACCGCATAGCCATCATTTACCTGCTGAGTGGTATCACGGGCAACCTAGCCAGTGCCATCTTCCTGCCATACCGGGCGGAG GTAGGTCCAGCTGGCTCGCAGTTTGGTATCCTGGCCTGCCTCTTCGTGGAACTGTTCCAGAGCTGGCAGATCCTAGCTCGACCCTGGCGCGCCTTCTTCAAGCTCCTGGCCGTGGTGCTCTTCCTCTTTGCCTTTGGCCTGCTGCCCTGGATCGACAACTTCGCCCACATCTCAGGCTTCATCAGtggccttttcctttcctttgccttcttGCCGTACATCAGCTTTGGCAAGTTTGACCTGTACCGCAAGCGCTGCCAGATCATCATCTTCCAGGCGGTCTTCCTGGGCCTGCTGGCTGGCCTGGTGGTACTCTTCTACTTCTACCCGGTCCGCTGTGAGTGGTGTGAGTTTCTCACCTGCATCCCTTTCACCGACAAGTTCTGTGAGAAGTACGAACTGGATGCTCAGCTCCACTGA
- the Rhbdf1 gene encoding inactive rhomboid protein 1 isoform X2 encodes MWGHASWACRSSRSGFNRLPRRRKRESVAKMSFRAAAALVKGRSIRDGTLRRGQRRSFTPASFLEEDIVDFPDELDTSFFAREGVLHEELSTYPDEVFESPSEAALKDWEKAPEQADLTGGALDRSELERSHLMLPLERGWRKQKEGSSLAPQPKVRLRQEVVSAAGPRRGQRIAVPVRKLFAREKRPYGLGMVGRLTNRTYRKRIDSYVKRQIEDMDDHRPFFTYWLTFVHSLVTILAVCIYGIAPVGFSQHETVDSVLRKRGVYENVKYVQQENFWIGPSSEALIHLGAKFSPCMRQDPQVHSFILAAREREKHSACCVRNDRSGCVQTSKEECSSTLAVWVKWPTHPSAPDLAGNKRQFGSVCHQDPRVCDEPSSEDPHEWPEDITKWPICTKNSAGNHTNHPHMDCVITGRPCCIGTKGRCEITSREYCDFMRGYFHEEATLCSQVHCMDDVCGLLPFLNPEVPDQFYRLWLSLFLHAGILHCLVSVCFQMTVLRDLEKLAGWHRIAIIYLLSGITGNLASAIFLPYRAEVGPAGSQFGILACLFVELFQSWQILARPWRAFFKLLAVVLFLFAFGLLPWIDNFAHISGFISGLFLSFAFLPYISFGKFDLYRKRCQIIIFQAVFLGLLAGLVVLFYFYPVRCEWCEFLTCIPFTDKFCEKYELDAQLH; translated from the exons ATGTGGGGCCATGCCAGCTGGGCATGCAGAAG ctcccgCTCAGGTTTCAATCGACTCCCTCGGCGGCGCAAACGTGAGTCCGTGGCCAAGATGAGCTTCCGGGCTGCTGCGGCGCTGGTGAAG GGTCGGTCTATCAGGGATGGCACTTTACGGAGGGGACAGCGTCGAAGCTTTACCCCGGccagcttcctggaggaagacaTAGTGGACTTCCCTGATGAGCTGGATACGTCCTTCTTCGCCCGG GAAGGTGTCCTCCATGAGGAGCTGTCCACATACCCAGATGAGGTGTTTGAGTCCCCATCAGAGGCAGCGCTCAAGGACTGGGAGAAAGCCCCAGAGCAGGCCGACCTCACCGGTGGGGCCCTAGACCGCAGCGAGCTTGAGCGAAGCCACTTGATGCT GCCCCTGGAGCGAGGCTGGCGGAAGCAGAAGGAGGGTAGCTCGTTAGCCCCGCAGCCCAAGGTGCGGCTTCGCCAGGAGGTGGTCAGCGCGGCCGGACCCAGGAGGGGTCAGCGCATCGCTGTACCCGTACGCAAGCTCTTCGCCCGGGAAAAGCGGCCCTATGGTTTGGGGATGGTGGGAAGGCTCACCAACCGTACCTACCGGAAACGTATTGACAGCTATGTCAAGCGGCAGATCGAGGATATGGATGATCACAG GCCCTTCTTCACCTACTGGCTCACCTTTGTGCACTCACTGGTCACCATTCTGGCTGTGTGCATCTATGGCATTGCGCCTGTGGGCTTCTCGCAGCATGAGACAGTGGACTCG GTACTAAGGAAGCGGGGCGTCTATGAGAATGTCAAATACGTTCAGCAGGAGAACTTCTGGATCGGCCCCAGCTCG GAGGCCCTCATTCACCTGGGGGCCAAGTTTTCACCCTGCATGCGCCAGGACCCACAGGTGCACAGCTTCATCCTTGCTGCCCGGGAGCGTGAGAAGCACTCAGCTTGCTGTGTACGCAATGACCGCTCTGGCTGCGTGCAGACTTCGAAGGAGGAGTGCTCG TCTACGCTGGCAGTGTGGGTGAAGTGGCCCACTCATCCCAGTGCTCCAGACCTTGCAGGCAACAAGAGGCAGTTTGGTTCTGTCTGCCACCAGGACCCCAG GGTGTGTGACGAGCCTTCCTCTGAGGATCCTCATGAGTGGCCAGAAGATATCACCAAGTGGCCG ATCTGCACCAAAAacagtgctgggaaccacactaACCACCCTCATATGGACTGTGTCATAACAGGCCGGCCCTGCTGCATCGGCACCAAGGGCAG GTGTGAAATCACCTCCCGGGAGTACTGTGACTTCATGAGGGGCTACTTCCACGAGGAGGCCACACTCTGCTCTCAG GTGCATTGCATGGACGACGTCTGTGGCCTCCTGCCTTTCCTCAATCCCGAGGTGCCTGACCAGTTCTACCGCCTGTGGCTGTCCCTCTTCCTGCACGCTGG GATCCTGCATTGTTTGGTATCCGTCTGCTTCCAGATGACAGTCCTGCGGGACCTGGAGAAACTGGCAGGCTGGCACCGCATAGCCATCATTTACCTGCTGAGTGGTATCACGGGCAACCTAGCCAGTGCCATCTTCCTGCCATACCGGGCGGAG GTAGGTCCAGCTGGCTCGCAGTTTGGTATCCTGGCCTGCCTCTTCGTGGAACTGTTCCAGAGCTGGCAGATCCTAGCTCGACCCTGGCGCGCCTTCTTCAAGCTCCTGGCCGTGGTGCTCTTCCTCTTTGCCTTTGGCCTGCTGCCCTGGATCGACAACTTCGCCCACATCTCAGGCTTCATCAGtggccttttcctttcctttgccttcttGCCGTACATCAGCTTTGGCAAGTTTGACCTGTACCGCAAGCGCTGCCAGATCATCATCTTCCAGGCGGTCTTCCTGGGCCTGCTGGCTGGCCTGGTGGTACTCTTCTACTTCTACCCGGTCCGCTGTGAGTGGTGTGAGTTTCTCACCTGCATCCCTTTCACCGACAAGTTCTGTGAGAAGTACGAACTGGATGCTCAGCTCCACTGA